In Rutidosis leptorrhynchoides isolate AG116_Rl617_1_P2 chromosome 6, CSIRO_AGI_Rlap_v1, whole genome shotgun sequence, the DNA window aaaagccccaaatttgaatgaggaacacgaaaatgaaattcggagttagagcttaccactagtatcaccgtgtagccaagaacgaggagaacaacctagtcaactacgccaaagatcaaatcccgcttcttccttttcaaaaatccctttgaaatcaaatgggtgtttgagtttttgagaggaaaatgaaatgaaaaggaaaatgaaattaggaaatgaaatgaatggatgaggttaaagcctcaaatctggcttaaacgtgaaatgaccaaattgcccttgaaccttattttaaattacaagaatctggtaccagtttgccctaccagtttgcccgtatcgccgcgccgcggccttaaatgtcgcgccgcgacatttgcctagttctgggatcattttttgtcaagcttctgatctggattccagttaaatgccgcgtcgcgacctcctttgtcgcgccgcgacgttcaacgtggtctgactcatttccttgcatacaagaccttaacacccgaacatgtcctgaACCCTTCAtatgcctatcgtacatacacaatacacttataaatcatatacggggaaaacggggtgttacaaaaacTGCATTGGAGGTAGTTTCACGCGTGCTACTTTTAAAATTATCGTCATTATTTTCTGACAAAGTATTATCTACTTTTGAAAAAGTATGTTGCACGCATGGAACAAAGCCATTAGATGCTTTGGTTTCCTCAACCTTCACATTTGGACAAGAAGTCTTCATCGGATTAACCACCCCATCAACGGTATCTTTAGCCTGAAAATTATTTACCGAAAAATCAGTAATCTTCTTGCCATTCATAGCACTTCCATTTTCCTCATTTCGGACAAGTTCACACGGTTCAGAATCCTTCGATGTAGACACCCGAACATTTGAATACTGGCACTCGGACATGCTATCACGTTGATCGTCGGAAAAAACTCGAAAATCCTCGGGGACTGAGGACTCGACTGGTAAATGTGTAGGCTTAGATTGTATCTCGACATCACGTTTCAGACCATCCCTATCAACGAATTCATACGGTTCTTTATTCACTTCGACCAATGTTCAAGATAACTGGTCATTATTATAGCTAAAAACGAGATTGTGATTATTCACCGAGTCGGGTAGATTAAACACGAGGCACTTACCGCCAACCTTTATTTCGATGCGATTATTAATCGGAAATTGATACTCTGAAGTTTTTTGGTTAATGCCTTTAACAGTATCCACAAAGGATCACCCTAACCACGTTGAAGTCTTAGAAAGGTCGGGATTTCTGATAGCAGCGCAGTTGTTATCTTTAGTAGCCGAGATCGAGATGTCATCTTTATTGTCGACGAAGTTCATAGAGCCCGTACCTACCTCACCATCGGGATGACTAACAGCACCCCCTTTTCTATCCTTTGCTTTATAAGCACGTACCCACTTACCATTAATTTGAATGTTGTTTAAAATCGTAACGAAACCATCGATGTCCGAAATGCCTTCAAACCTCACAAAACCAAAGCGTTGCccgctagtcaatctttttcgagCTAAATACACATCCTTAACTACACCATAATTCTCAAACAGCGTCCAACAATCGACTCGAGACCACGAATCCGGAAAGTTAAAAAATAGGAACGAGCTTACATGATTGCCACCCGACGACTTAGTACGCGAATATTCATTCGTCTTCGACGAGAGAAATACCTTCTCACCCTTTCTCTCAACCATGCTTCATAAGAAAGCTCACATATTGTCGTTGTGATGAATGACATCCATGAATAGTTCAATCAAAATAAATACAAGgagaaggaaaggataaaagaatcGTGAGTTAACGGTAGTTTGGAATACAATTATTGCCAGCTTAACCTTTAATTACTTAGTATTTACATCTATGTTAGTTGTATATCTTTGAAACAGGTTTCATTCTTTTGAATCTTAGATTACAATAAACTAAATTGGTTGATATTTGCTCCTTTATTTCTTTTggtgaagtttatttaagattttttacgaAAATAATTTTTTGACACTTTACTtccctgtttgggggtcgatttgaatatttgaaaaaagtgaAAGGGTCTTTGTTGGTGTACtaaaatttaattaaaaattaaaaaaaaaaggtaaaagACGAAAACGCCTCTAATTATTATTCACCATTTTTGTGTGTTAGATAATATACTAATTAAAAATTTCATAACTAGCAAAGACATTAAAATACCATATAATTTATGGTGTTGACTCGTATTCGTTGCTTGCTTGAACCACCGCAAGAGACTAACACTAAAAGGAAATCAAcgctaattttttattttattttttattatgaaTGTTACAAGCAAGATCATGATGATCATTATAAATGGTGTTGACATTAAGTGGGGTTTTGCATGTGAATACCAAAACAAACGGCCGTttgttttaaatttaataaataattaaaaatgtTAAAGGTAGAAGGTTTTTTTTGTTCGGGTTATTTGGGAAAGTGAGTAATCCGATCTCATATTCTGATTGTACGCATCACAGCAGGGTTACactctggctgtttccaacccttccctgatCAGAACGAAATATGCATCCTAAACATGATTCAAACTTTAGACCTTTGCAAAGAACTTAAGGCTccaattaatttaataaataattagTTAGTGATTATTTATTGAATCAATAGTTAGTTGGACTAGCACATCCACTTAAAGTTGCTTGAAGTGTAGTGTAGATCAACTTTAGAGACGAACGTACTTTCGATCGTAGGTATCTCTCAATCAAATTGTGTTCCGTAGATTTTTTCATCAAATCGTGATCTTCAAATAGAGCTACAGTTTCTGTTCATCCTTATTTaattattaaacgtataatacataTAAATCCGGACTTAGTGATTATTGCATTTTAATTAATCGCTTCCGCTACAAATTCTCATTCCCTAATTCATAATACACTGAACTAAGCACCCCCTATATAAATTACACAAAAATATTATACTTCGTAATAATTCTATAGTGGGTAAATTACAGTTGTCTGTACAGACAAAGAACTTGCAGGGTCAATATGTAATTCCTTTCTACACTACACGTAATCACCTAACTTTTTAGAGTATTCGTTTAGTGCACGTTTTAGAGGGTTGAATTTTCTAATATCTCAAATCTCAATGGTTATATTGTTCGAGTCGTAGATCCCCTCTTGAATGGAGGTTGCTTTATAGTACTTTCTTTGTCTCCAAATAATTATCTTGTATTTACTTTTCAAAGTCTTTAACTCTCAACTTTGACTTTGAATATCTTTATTAgtgttatataatatttcataAAAGTTATATGAATGGATTGAGTTTTAAATTTACTTTTTGTTGGTACAACTTTCATGAAATATTATattacataaataaaaatatttaaagttaaagATGGAGATTTTGAAAAGTCAAAACAAAACAATTATTTTGGAATGGAGGGAGTATTATAATATAATGGGTACTTATCTTATGCGCAAGTTGAAGGAAAATTTTTCAAACCGGATAAACAAGACAAGGTATTTAAGGCGGCGGGCGATCACCGTTGTTTGATTGGGATCTCGGTATTTTTTGGTTTTGTACTCATGGTTGAATATTCTTGGTTTTTTGTTTTGTTGTATTTTTTGTGCTTGGTCAAGTTTCTTGTTTGGTATTCGTTTAGTTGGCTTGGCCATTTGTGTTTCGgcttgtccttagataggttttgtTTTCGTTTTAGTGTTAGGTTGGTTGTGCTTTAAATAATCTGAACGAAGAAAAACCTATCTATTACTCGTTTATATTATTATACAATATTCTAGAAACATGAGTGTTAAACATATTGAATTTGAATATTAAATGATATCATAATTCAATACCATATAATATACCACCATCACAGAAATATCTTTATGCCAAACCACGAAATGATACCATACATAATTTTTCTTTATACTCTTATAGTGGGATGGGATCAATTCATATTCCTATCCAATTTATCTACACATTCCATTTAATTTTGTTACAATAAACGTTTGAAATAATTTTACAGGATAGCATAAATAGAGTGATTGTATCAAAACCTACACATAACCTAAACATGCAAATACAATCATCTTTCTATCACACTAGCACAATGGGGCATGGTGAGGATTGTACAACTTTTCCTAAAGTTATTGGGCCGATTTGTGTTGTAGGCCCACAGTTTGTATGTTCACAATATTTAGATATGTTCACGGGAAAAAAACTGTCAGATGGAATATTTGGTGTGACTGATGTTAACGGAAATTTGATGTTCAAAATCATTGGGAAGTCATTGAGTCTTCATGGTAGACGTATCTtggttgatgctgctggtaaccgTATCCTCACTTTTCAAAAAAAGGTCAGTTAAGTTTCTGGTTTTTATAGTTGTTCTCGAGAGATTAACCATCCTGAATTGATCTTTACCAAATTTTATTTGTAATTACTATTAAATGTTGTTGCCATTGGTAGTTTGATGGTTACCATGCAACTCATAATATGTAAAATGTAATTGATTTTGATTAACATCCACTATGAGTTGTGGCGGAAGTTGAAGAGATTCtttgctttcaaaaaaaaaaaatgtataagTGTACTTTtgcaagaaaaaaaaaaaaagattccaaATTGTACGAGTCTTTCATAAATTTGTTCTTATCTTGTTCGTACAAATCTAATTTTGTTGATTCAAAGATATAAACATTTGTAACTCAGAGGGCCTTCACTTTCATGACTTAAATTTTAGGGGAGGGGCATGGGTGGATGACCCCTTTTAACCCCTATTAAGATCCATAGTTGAGTATGATGGTTATATCCTATGAAAAGTAGGGGATGAGTAGTAATAGTAAACCCAACATGATATTTTTGATGAAATATTAACCTTCTACATACTAAAATAAGAGCCAAAATAAGCCCTTTTGATTCTTCCCAGTTTACCAAACAACACCCACCCACACCCCTCAATTTTCACATTAACCCCCTTATCCATGGTCCAAACTATATGTTTCTCACTTTCACAGGGGTATACAccgtaaaattgttattgttattgttattcttatctaaaacccaaaaataaactccacccaatttTTTAACGGTCATATCTTCCGGCTCGCTACGACTTAAATTTTTCAGCCGCCACCGTTCAACTCggaattttacgaacacaatgcaaCTTCCTATACGCGAAACGATCGTTTTCTGAAAAAGGAAACATATTTCGGGCTATCTTTCGTCCACAACACACCCACATCAACGCGTTTTTTATTCTATAAATACAGAACGTTACGTTAAACATGAATATGCAACCCGAAATGCCCCgcgcatcgcgcgggccgatccGAATCTTGTTATTTCTATAGGTGAATATTGTGGATAAATTTGATTGTTTAAACAACGTTCCGTGAATGTGTTACTTTAAACTTAACTAGTCAAACGATCGCATTTCTAAACTAATAATTTGTTGATATGCATAGTTAACAAGTCCTCGAAAAACATGGCTATGCTTTAGAGGTGATAATACAGACTATAGACACTATTTGTTCACCGTTAAACAATCAAATGGAGCTCAATACAAGACTTTACTTGATGTGTTCTTGGCCTCTAATAGAAACCAAGATGTTGCTGACTTCAAAGTCAGAGGCAATTGGTTGGAGAAACGTTGTGCCGTTTTTGCTGGCGAGAGTACAGCTACTGCTGCGGAGGTAACgataacttttataaaaacttttGAGTATTACTTTTGTTTCACTATAGATAATAAAAAGTTAAGCGCGAACACTTATCGACCTTTATGTTGAAATTTGTAGATGAACAAGAATCACAACGTTCTAACCTTGTGCGGTGAAGACGCTTATATTGTTAAGGTGTATCCTAATGTTGATTGTGCATTTATCGTTGCGCTCATGGTAATTCTCAACGAGATATATGAAGTTTAATGATAAGTGAATAATATTGAAATACTCCACAAATAGGAGCCTCATTCTCAATCTTATAATCTTATGTACTTTTCAATAAAAGGATGAAATAATACTGAAAGTTGAATTGAAACTTCCGACTTTATGATCTATGTagtatatatctatctatctatacattatctATCTATACATGTATTCTTAAAACCTTCACATATTTTTATGGCTTGAGTGGAGAGAATAGAAGTAATCATTTTTTGTTcataaatttttataaatcttgTGTATATATGTCACGTATCAACACCATATCAAATTTACCACATGTCACCCCTTAAATATTTATAATTAAGgaatgtaaattaataataataataataataataataataataataataataataataataataataataataattattattattattattattattattattattattattattattattattattattattattattattattattattattattatccctcgTTAATAGAATTGTAAATTTCAAAAATAATACGCCAATAATACCACTAGATGTTATAAGAAAAGATAATATAGTTTACTTGTATCCTTTAATATGGTGGAATAGAAGTTTTGATAGTCCAAAGTAATTGACTTTGTATATGGTTTATAGCAATGAGAAGATTTTAATCTTAttaagctacatataacattttttttttaaactatcgTGTGATGCACTAGCTCGTATACTAGTTGTTGTGCATAAATGTAAATCTCTAGTTCTAATCGTATTGTTCATTTATTATAGTCATTTGCTACTAAACCATAAAAGTAACATCAAATATCCATGAGTAGACATCAACCATAAATATTACTTGGTGTGTATTGATGAGTATATTAAATGTAATACGGTCTACATCGATAGTAGTATGCGTCTGAATCAATAGTAGAACTAGAGTTCTCCGTACCAGTTAACCAATACTAAATGGAAATATCCTGAAAATAGAAATCTACAATACATACAGTATTACAGTACATTCGTAAACTGAAACTAGCGTATGCATATAATAATACAAAACTGAATACACGATCAAAACAGAGTTCAGTTTACACGTATTCATGTTCTTGAGGTCCATATTACATGGTAGAAACACAGAAAAATTCTTGTAATTCCACCTAGATTTACACAAACATAAACTGCTAATCAATAATGACAAGGAACTGAGCTTAAACTTATGAAGAATTGGTCTAAAGTAAACAATAGAAATAAATTTCCGAAATGTCTCTCTTCttaatatgtatatatgaataatatatgaCGATACTAAGTAGTCCAAAAACACAACCAAATCACTTTTCTCTATTAAATTTTGTTGTTCGCCGAGTTGTTAGCGGAGTATACTTTTCCATGAATGTCCACAATGATCATAGTATCACCCCCAAAACTGTGAAGGGGTTTTTCTTCTTCCTGTACTCTCCACAAATAGAGCCAGATAAATACTTAAAAGAAGAAACCTGCATCAACATCGGACGTTTAGATATCGTAGTATTTCAAACTGCATGGTCAATTGTTTCTCAAATTAATTTGGAAAACAATAATTGTGCCATGTAGCATTGAGTAAAGGTAGCAAGTTTGACCCATTTAATTGTGAACGGGTTGACCTGGCTTATATTTATCTATATTGGGTCAAAGGGGTAATGAAAAGTTTAATACTTTCTTACATGAATACAGGTCAGACGGGTCAAACGAGTAGAAACTAGATTGTTACATTACATTCTTTATTTTAATGTAATATATATGATCATATTGAACATTTTGAATAACACACCATTTATTAACAGATTTGAAATTTTAGATCACAAGTGTTTCAAGTAATAGAATATCATTGTTAGATAAGAAGTGTTTTAAACCGCTACCGACACACCGATTTGACCCATTAGGGGTAAACCTTAAGCCAGATAGACCCATTAATCAGTAATGGGATCAACACTGCCACCTCTACCCAATATTTAAAAAAATTCACTATATTACTACGCCCGTGATTATAGTAAACATGGTGACAGCATCGACACCTGTCTTTCAAGTTATATGATGTATGTAATTATGAGGGTAACTTCAGTTTGAAAAAACTTACTCCGAGATCAATTCAAGTAGGAAGGAGAGGCCGTCTTTCATCAGCTTCTAGACGATGGCTAGCCTGGATAAGTAAAAAGCAATACAAAATAACACGTCTTAGTACTTGAAACGGTCTTTTACAGACCGCAAAAATATAGATCCATGAACATATTTACCTCCTCATTTGCCCCTGCTGCTATATCGATAAATTGGTCCCTTTTACACGTATGAAATAAGCAAGTGAATAAGCTTAAGTTAACTAGTTAAGCTTAAAGAAAAAAACAGATGATATTCTAACAACTGTCAGCACTCAGAGTACCTGTGATTGCTCTGAACTGGCTCCAACTCCAATACGCCATTTTCTTCATCTTTAACTTTCGCAAGAGGGGAAAAGAACTGGAAAAAAGAATGAAAAATAAATCACATAATAACAATGTGAAATTTATAAATGAATAAAACTGTTGCCAACGTACCTGATGCATTGAGATGAAAACAATAGAAATTCCTAGCATAAAATTGATGGTCAGAGTGTGACCAAACAAAGCCGCAGATGCAAAGCCTGTAAAGATCGTGGCAACCGTTGACGAGTACTTTTTCAAAATTGTATCTGCATGTTATAAACCAACCTTTTTAGAAAGTTATcagatatatattattttattatttaccaGGGACATACGTAAAACAGACACTATGAAAAACAATAAGCACAATGCAGCATCTCTTGAGTGCTGATGAATCTTTTAGAAGTGCAGGAGATCTAGAAGTTATTAGTAGTAAGATTGCAAAAAAAACACTAATCGAGGAGAAATCGCTCGGGACCTTGGAAGGAGTAATCGGTAAATTGGGTATTAATTGGATGTTTACTAAGTTTGACTATCAAAGATTCATTGTGCTGCATTGTTAGTAGTATGCTTACACAAGCTTATAATCTTACCAGCATATTTGAAGAAAAAAGAAGATAAAATTCCCTGTGCTGCATTATTTATAATTAGAAGCATTGTAGCATGAGAATGCCCTTGCAAAATATCAAAGCTCTCAGGACCTGAAATACATAATCATTGCAAAAATTAGTTTATAATGTACATGGTAACAGTTAGCACTATACAATCATAAATAATGTACATCTTTGAGCAGACAAATTTACCAAACCGATATAAAGTTGCAATGTACATTCAAGATATAGTTGCCACAGAGTTGTAAGCTTTTTTAAACATGCGATAACTTAGTTACCAGTATTCACATGGTAACTACTAATGAGCTCTAGTGAGTCGGGGTCAATAGAAAAAATGCAAATTTGAGGGGGTTAGATTAACAAGTCAGTTAGTACCTTTGTAAATGACAG includes these proteins:
- the LOC139855707 gene encoding protein LURP-one-related 15-like isoform X1, which translates into the protein MQIQSSFYHTSTMGHGEDCTTFPKVIGPICVVGPQFVCSQYLDMFTGKKLSDGIFGVTDVNGNLMFKIIGKSLSLHGRRILVDAAGNRILTFQKKLTSPRKTWLCFRGDNTDYRHYLFTVKQSNGAQYKTLLDVFLASNRNQDVADFKVRGNWLEKRCAVFAGESTATAAEMNKNHNVLTLCGEDAYIVKVYPNVDCAFIVALMVILNEIYEV
- the LOC139855707 gene encoding protein LURP-one-related 15-like isoform X2 — translated: MFTGKKLSDGIFGVTDVNGNLMFKIIGKSLSLHGRRILVDAAGNRILTFQKKLTSPRKTWLCFRGDNTDYRHYLFTVKQSNGAQYKTLLDVFLASNRNQDVADFKVRGNWLEKRCAVFAGESTATAAEMNKNHNVLTLCGEDAYIVKVYPNVDCAFIVALMVILNEIYEV